The following DNA comes from Ignavibacteria bacterium.
TTTTTGCTTTTTTTAGGGAGTGTCTCAAATAACAGGTCAACCCTGTAACGAGCTTTGCACTGCTTGCAGTCAACCATTGGATCAGTGAAATTCTCAACGTGGCCTGATGCTTCCCACACCCTTGGATGCATAAGGATTGAAGCATCCAGCCCTTCAACATCATCGCGGTATGTCATTGCCTGCCACCATGCCTGCTTAATGTTGTTGAGAAGCTCAACGCCCAGCGGTCCAAAATCCCAGCAGCCATTCAGGCCGCCGTAAATTTCAGATGACTGGAATACAAATCCGCGCCTTTTGGCAAGGGATACAATTTTATCCATTGAGGCATTGCTGCCCTGTTTACTCTTTGAATCGTTCTTCATTATATATAAATGTTTGATTTTTATGTGAAAGGCAAAGATAACGGTTTGGGAATTTTGAAAAAACACAGAAACTTGACCATGATTGACATGATTAAAGGATTACTATGATAGTAAGTATTGATTAAAAGAGATAGTCCTGATTCGGTCTAATCGTGGAAATCATGAAAATCATAGAAATCAAGGTAATCATGGTAATCAAGGTCTACTCAACTATTATATCACTCTTATCCTTCGGATTATAATAAACCGTTACATTATCACCTTTTCTCGGAACATTGACGCGTGACACAACCATTTCAACCTGCGCGTCAAATGATGGCTCTCCCGGAGGCATTACTTCGAGATACATTCTGACCATTGGATTTTTATTGACAGTGATATTCATATCTTCAACTTTTAAGATCTCAGCTTCACATTTTACGCCTTCTTTTTTAAGCCGTTTGATCTTTTCTTCATCGTGTCCGGTTAATTTGTTCACTTCTTTTTCTACGATATTGCATGCTGTCACTGCAATTAATAATACGATCAGGCTCAGTATATATTTTTTGTTCATGGGATTGTTTTAATTTTCGCTAAAATAAATCAATTTGAATTAATAATCTATATTATATAATTACAACTGCTGGTAATTTTTACGATCATGGTTGGTATGTCAATTTTCCATTGTAACTATACACTATATTAGATATTTTGCGCAATTATTCAATTAAAATTAATAATTTGCACTACGACCCGATTAAAGATAAAATTGGCGGAATTGTAAAAAGATCGCCGTTTTTAAGGAAAATTTTTTATAAGATTCTTGGATTAATGTTCCTTAGGGAATGGTATGTTAAACGGAAAATCAAAGAGCTTTACGGTAAAAGGGCACCTGATGATATTCTGGATGCTGGCTGCGGTTTCGGGCAGTATTCATATTTTATGGCTAAAAAATTCCCAAACATGAAAATGCTGGCAGTTGATGTTAAGGTAGATTACCTTGAAGACTGCAAATATTTTTTTGAAAAGTGCGGTATCAAAAATACGGAATTTGAATATGCTGACCTGACTCAGATAGAATTTAAGAACAGGTTTGATTTTGTGCTTTCAGTTGATGTAATGGAGCATATCGAAGATGATATAGGAGTATTTAAAAGATTTTACGCAGCCTTAAAACAGGGCGGCAGGGTTATGATAAATACTCCTAGTAATATTGGCGGCAGCGATGCTGAGCATGAAGATGATGACAGCTTTATTGGTGAACATGTCAGGCTTGGATATTCAAAGGAAGATATCTGCAGCAAGCTTGAAGGCGCAGGATTTAAAATTGAAAGCTTTGAATACACTTATGGTAAATGGGGAAATCTTTACTGGAAGCTTGGTATAAAGTACCCTATGTTAATGCTTAATAAATCACAGCTTTTCTTTATAATACTTCCATTATATTATTCATTAACAATTTGGTGGACCCTCCTTTTTATGTGGCTTGATGTAAACGATAAAAATAAACCCGAAGGAACAGGTGTGCTTGTAGTCGGCAAAAAAGTATAGAAACCGGTGAACAACTGAAATCCAGCAGCTTACTTATCCAATGTCAAATGTCAAAATCCAAATGCCAAAAAAAATGAAAATACAAATTATCCCCATTGACATTTGAGCTTTGGAATTTGGCATTTAAACAGCAAACAACAATTGAACCTAATTTTCCTCATTCCGGAAGTAGCGAACTAATCATTTGAAGAAGGTCTTAATCATATCATATTACTTTCCGCCATCCGGGGGACCCGGAGTGCAGCGTGTGCTTAAATTCGTTAAGTACCTGC
Coding sequences within:
- a CDS encoding class I SAM-dependent methyltransferase encodes the protein MHYDPIKDKIGGIVKRSPFLRKIFYKILGLMFLREWYVKRKIKELYGKRAPDDILDAGCGFGQYSYFMAKKFPNMKMLAVDVKVDYLEDCKYFFEKCGIKNTEFEYADLTQIEFKNRFDFVLSVDVMEHIEDDIGVFKRFYAALKQGGRVMINTPSNIGGSDAEHEDDDSFIGEHVRLGYSKEDICSKLEGAGFKIESFEYTYGKWGNLYWKLGIKYPMLMLNKSQLFFIILPLYYSLTIWWTLLFMWLDVNDKNKPEGTGVLVVGKKV